The following are from one region of the Paenibacillus sp. KS-LC4 genome:
- a CDS encoding FGGY-family carbohydrate kinase, with protein MSHEQLKEAIAKGETSLGIEFGSTRIKAVLIDHRFETIASGSYEWENQLKDGYWTYSQEAIITGLQTAYREMKQDVERKYEVTLKTVGSIGFSAMMHGYMAFDSKGELLVPFRTWRNATTGEAARELTDKFQFNIPERWSIAHLYQAILNKEEHVPRIEFVTTLAGYIHWLLTGNKAIGIGDASGIFPIDEATHNYHPAMVKQFDELIAAGGYSLKLEELLPKVYLSGEQAGELTEAGARMLDLSQDLQPGIPLCPPEGDAGTGMVATNSVRKRTGNISVGTSVFAMLVLEKELSKVYPQIDMVTTPDGSPVGMVHANNCSSDINAWMGLFREFSVAMGYEVDNEKLFSVMFNKALEADPDGGGLLSYGYYSGENLTGIDKGRPLFVRSPESNFNLANFMRTHLFTAFGALRLGMDILTENEQVAIDSILAHGGLFKTPVVGQKMVAAALNVPISVMSTAGEGGAWGMALLASYLINKDQQESLDDFLEQKVFKDAEGQEIAPDPSDVLGFEVFMERYNSGLAIEQAAVDHLLENGRD; from the coding sequence ATGAGTCATGAACAGTTGAAAGAAGCGATAGCTAAGGGAGAAACCTCGCTAGGTATCGAATTTGGATCTACGCGAATCAAGGCGGTATTGATTGATCATCGTTTTGAGACCATCGCGTCAGGAAGCTATGAATGGGAAAATCAATTAAAAGACGGATATTGGACATACAGTCAAGAGGCTATTATAACAGGCCTTCAGACGGCATATCGTGAAATGAAGCAAGACGTGGAACGTAAATACGAAGTCACGCTCAAGACGGTGGGCTCGATCGGGTTTTCCGCAATGATGCACGGCTACATGGCGTTCGACAGCAAGGGCGAGCTGCTTGTACCGTTTCGGACTTGGCGCAATGCTACAACGGGCGAGGCAGCAAGGGAGTTGACGGACAAGTTCCAATTCAACATCCCTGAGCGCTGGAGCATCGCTCATTTGTATCAAGCGATATTAAACAAAGAGGAGCATGTGCCTCGTATTGAATTTGTGACGACTTTAGCTGGCTATATTCATTGGCTGCTTACGGGCAATAAAGCGATTGGTATTGGGGATGCCTCTGGTATTTTCCCGATTGACGAAGCAACGCATAACTACCATCCCGCAATGGTCAAGCAGTTCGATGAGCTGATTGCGGCAGGCGGCTATTCCTTGAAGCTGGAGGAGCTTCTGCCGAAGGTGTATCTCTCAGGCGAGCAGGCTGGTGAGCTGACTGAGGCGGGTGCCCGTATGCTGGACCTGTCGCAGGACTTGCAGCCAGGCATTCCGCTTTGTCCTCCAGAGGGTGATGCCGGGACAGGCATGGTTGCCACCAATAGCGTGAGAAAACGTACGGGGAACATCTCCGTAGGAACCTCCGTTTTTGCGATGCTTGTACTTGAGAAGGAATTATCCAAGGTCTATCCGCAAATTGATATGGTTACGACTCCAGACGGAAGTCCGGTCGGCATGGTGCATGCCAATAACTGCTCCAGCGATATCAACGCATGGATGGGCTTGTTCCGTGAGTTCTCTGTAGCCATGGGCTACGAAGTGGACAACGAAAAATTGTTCAGCGTAATGTTTAACAAGGCTTTGGAGGCCGACCCGGATGGCGGCGGTTTGCTCAGCTACGGTTATTACTCAGGCGAAAATCTTACCGGAATTGACAAAGGCCGACCGCTATTCGTCCGCTCGCCTGAGAGCAACTTCAATTTAGCTAATTTCATGCGCACTCATCTGTTCACTGCTTTTGGAGCGCTTAGGCTGGGCATGGATATTTTGACCGAAAACGAGCAAGTCGCCATTGACAGCATTTTGGCTCACGGCGGTCTATTCAAAACTCCTGTCGTCGGACAAAAGATGGTAGCAGCGGCGCTGAATGTTCCTATTTCGGTCATGTCCACAGCCGGTGAAGGCGGAGCTTGGGGAATGGCGCTTCTAGCTTCTTATTTGATCAACAAGGATCAGCAGGAGAGCCTGGACGACTTCCTTGAGCAGAAGGTGTTTAAAGATGCTGAAGGGCAGGAAATTGCTCCGGACCCATCTGATGTATTGGGTTTTGAAGTATTTATGGAACGCTACAACAGCGGGCTGGCTATTGAGCAGGCAGCTGTAGACCATCTGCTGGAGAACGGGAGGGACTAA
- a CDS encoding L-ribulose-5-phosphate 4-epimerase → MLEQLKEEVYEANLELPKHGLVKFTWGNVSAMDRASGLFVIKPSGVSYDKMKASDMVVVDLDGNVVEGELRPSSDTATHAVLYKHYPEIGGIVHTHSTWATIWAQAGLDVPVMGTTHADTFYGAVPCARFLNQEEIDRGYEAETGRVIIETFEQRGLDVMAIPAVLLHGHAPFTWGKDAKSAVVNSVVLEEVCKMNLYARQLNHFAKELPQGILDKHYLRKHGKDAYYGQK, encoded by the coding sequence ATGTTAGAGCAACTGAAAGAAGAGGTATATGAGGCGAATCTGGAATTGCCGAAGCACGGACTCGTAAAATTTACATGGGGCAATGTAAGCGCAATGGATCGGGCAAGCGGTCTGTTCGTTATTAAGCCAAGCGGTGTCAGCTATGACAAGATGAAGGCGAGCGATATGGTCGTTGTCGATCTCGATGGCAATGTAGTTGAGGGAGAGCTTAGACCTTCCTCCGACACGGCAACTCATGCTGTCTTATATAAGCATTATCCGGAGATCGGGGGCATCGTGCACACTCACTCCACTTGGGCAACGATTTGGGCACAAGCAGGACTTGATGTGCCGGTAATGGGAACGACGCATGCGGACACCTTTTATGGAGCTGTTCCATGTGCGCGTTTCCTGAATCAAGAAGAGATTGACCGGGGGTACGAGGCTGAAACGGGACGTGTCATCATCGAAACGTTCGAGCAGCGCGGTCTGGATGTCATGGCCATACCGGCTGTCCTGCTCCATGGTCATGCACCATTTACTTGGGGCAAGGATGCGAAGTCGGCAGTTGTGAACAGCGTTGTGCTGGAGGAAGTTTGCAAAATGAATTTGTATGCGCGGCAATTGAATCATTTTGCCAAAGAGCTGCCGCAAGGCATTTTGGACAAGCACTATTTACGCAAGCATGGGAAAGACGCCTACTACGGGCAGAAGTAA
- the araA gene encoding L-arabinose isomerase, producing MIVVTVTLAKQFWFVVGSQNLYGDEALAEVKADAQRMTDALNASGVLPYPLVLQDLAISADKITSIMKEVNYRDEVAGVITWMHTFSPAKMWIRGTKLLQKPLLHLATQYNESIPWATIDMDFMNLNQAAHGDREYGFINARLKKQNKIVVGYWERPEVHQQIADWMDVAVAYNESFNIKVARFGDNMRNVAVTDGDKVEAQIQFGWTVDYYGIGDLVQYVNAVTEQEIDDLMGIYAELYTFDYGTNSKESWEASVRVQASYEIAMKRFFEEKGYNAFTTNFEDLHGMKQLPGLAVQRLMAQGYGFAGEGDWKTAALDRLLKVMSHNQNTGFMEDYTYEMAAGQEAILQSHMLEVDPTLASNKPTIIVSPLGIGDREDPARLIFDGKAGEGVVVSMADFGTHYKLLINEISAFEPTVPAPNLPVARVLWTVKPNFQDGVKAWIENGGGHHTVVSLNLTTDQIVTYAKLVNLEYVIIK from the coding sequence ATGATTGTAGTGACAGTAACATTAGCTAAACAGTTCTGGTTTGTCGTAGGTTCTCAAAACCTGTATGGGGATGAGGCATTGGCCGAAGTAAAAGCAGATGCACAGAGAATGACGGATGCGTTGAATGCAAGCGGTGTGCTGCCTTACCCGCTAGTATTGCAGGACCTGGCTATCAGCGCAGATAAAATTACAAGCATCATGAAAGAGGTTAATTATCGCGACGAAGTAGCGGGCGTTATTACGTGGATGCATACGTTCTCGCCTGCAAAAATGTGGATTCGCGGAACGAAATTGCTGCAAAAGCCGTTGCTTCACCTGGCTACACAATACAACGAAAGCATTCCTTGGGCCACGATTGACATGGACTTCATGAACCTCAATCAGGCTGCTCATGGCGACCGCGAATACGGCTTCATCAATGCCCGTCTGAAGAAGCAAAACAAAATCGTCGTAGGCTACTGGGAACGCCCTGAGGTGCATCAGCAAATTGCCGACTGGATGGACGTAGCGGTTGCCTATAACGAAAGCTTTAACATTAAGGTAGCTCGTTTTGGCGACAATATGCGTAACGTAGCCGTAACGGACGGAGATAAAGTAGAAGCTCAAATTCAGTTCGGATGGACGGTAGATTATTACGGCATCGGCGACCTCGTGCAATACGTGAATGCCGTTACGGAGCAAGAAATCGACGATCTGATGGGAATATATGCGGAGCTATATACCTTTGATTATGGCACGAACAGCAAAGAGTCTTGGGAAGCTAGCGTAAGAGTGCAAGCGAGCTACGAAATCGCCATGAAACGCTTCTTTGAAGAGAAGGGCTACAATGCCTTCACTACAAACTTCGAGGATTTGCATGGCATGAAGCAGCTTCCGGGTCTGGCTGTCCAACGTCTGATGGCACAGGGCTACGGCTTTGCCGGCGAGGGCGACTGGAAGACGGCTGCGCTTGATCGCTTGCTGAAGGTGATGAGCCATAACCAAAACACAGGCTTTATGGAGGACTACACGTACGAGATGGCGGCTGGGCAAGAAGCGATCCTGCAATCTCATATGCTTGAGGTAGATCCGACTTTGGCTAGCAACAAGCCAACCATCATCGTTTCCCCATTGGGTATTGGCGACCGCGAAGATCCAGCGCGTCTCATTTTCGACGGTAAAGCGGGTGAAGGTGTCGTCGTTTCCATGGCTGATTTCGGCACGCATTACAAGCTGCTGATTAACGAGATTTCCGCATTCGAGCCGACGGTTCCAGCTCCTAACCTTCCTGTAGCGCGTGTGCTGTGGACCGTTAAGCCGAACTTCCAGGATGGAGTCAAAGCTTGGATCGAGAATGGCGGCGGTCATCATACTGTCGTTTCCTTGAACCTGACGACAGACCAAATCGTAACGTATGCGAAATTGGTGAACCTGGAGTACGTTATTATTAAATAA